From the genome of Amycolatopsis granulosa:
ACCAACGCCGTCACCTGACCCTCCCGCCCCAGCCAACCCACCGCCCGGAGCGGCGAACACGCCGCCGGGAGCGGCCAACCCGCCGCCGCCGTCGTGTTCGCCGTTCGTGGCGCCGTGTTGGCCGTCGAAGGTGACGTCCAGGGTGACGGCGAGGGCGGTGAAAAGACCGGGCCGAGCTGCGGGAGCAGGCATATCTTCACCCGGAATGGGCACACCACTGGCACCGGTGGAGTCGAGGTGCGGGAGTGGTTCATGGAGTTGCTGGGTGTCCGGGTGCCCGGTCCGGCGTCGGTGGTCAAGGGGCTGGCCGGGGCGGTGCTGTCACCGCTGAGCAGGTCCCGCCGCCGGGTCTGGTCCTGCCCCGGGCGGCTGCACATCGAGGCGCACGGCGTCCACGGCCCGGGCGGTGAAGCGGTTGCGCAGCGGATCGAACAGGCCCTCCAGCAGCACCCGGGTGTCGCGTGGGCCCGGGTGAACGCGCCCTCCTCCCGGGTGATCGTCGGCGTGTCCGATCCCGCCCCGGACAGCGACGAGCTGATCCGGCTCGTCGAGGAGGCCGAGAGCGCCCCGGCCGATCTCGGCGAGCAGCTCGCCGAGGACGAGCTGCACCACCCGGCCGACGGCCCGCGCGGCACCCGTCTGCTGCCGACGCTGGCCGCGGACACCCTGGGGCTCGGTCTGTCGCTGATCACCCGGCTCGCGCCGTGGGCGCCGATCCCGACCGAGATCGCCGCGCTGCCCAACGTGGTCGACCTGCACCCGCGGCTGCGGCAGATCGCCGCCGCCCGGGCCGGCGGCCGGGAGAAGGCGGACAGCGCGACCTCGGCGTTCGGCGCGTTCGCGCAGGGGCTGGCCTCCGGTGGCGAGGGCACGGTCGTCGACATCCTCCAGCGCGCCGAGCAGTGGCGCGAGGCGCGCGCGCACGAACGGCAGTGGTGCCAGGCCGAAAACCGGCTGATCCACGGTCCGGAGGACGCGGCCGCCGGACCGGTCGTCGTCGAGCGCCCGCGGGAGCTGCCGGAGGGACCGGTCGAACAGTACGAGCAGCGCATTCTCAACCTGGGTGCCGCCGCGGCCGCGGTGTCGCTGCCGTTCGCGCGCCCCCGCCGGGCGATCGGGATCGGGCTGGCCACGCTGCCGAAGGCCGCCGAGGCCGGGCGCACCGCGTTCGGCGCGCGCCTGGGCCGGGTCCTGGCCACGCAGGGTGTGCTGGTCATGGACCGCTCGGTGCTGCGTCACCTGGACGCGATCGACACGCTGGTCCTCGACGAGGAGGCGTTCGACACCGGGCACATGATCCTCGGCGATCTCGTTCCGCTCGGCGATGCGGGCACCTCCGAAGTGGTCGAGCGCGCGTGGCAGCTGTTCGACGCGCACACCCCGGAGAAGGTCCACTCCGACGACGGCTGGCGGCTCGGGCCGCTGGACGAACTCGGCGTCGACGAGGGCGCGCACGAACGCGAGCAGCTGGAGAAGCGCGGTGCCGCCGCCGTCCTCGGGTTGGTGCACGAGCAACAGCTCACCGCGGTCATCGGGCTCGCCAGGCAGGTGCCGCCGGGCGTGGCCGCGGTGATCGCCGCCGCCCGCCGCTCCGGCATCGAGGTGATCAGCGCCAACGGCGGGCACGCCGCGTTCGAGGCCGACCGGCTGATGCCCGGCGGCGAGCGGCTCGTGCCGACGGTGCGCGAACTGCAAGGTGAGGGCCGCGTCGTGATGCTGGTGTCGGACGACCGGCGCGCGCTGGGTGCCGCCGACTGCGGCATCGGCACCCAGCGGCCGGGCGACCCGCCGCCGTGGGGTGCGCACCTGCTGATCGGCGCGGAGATCGGGGTGGCCGCGCTGGTCGTGGACGCGATCGCCGCCGCCAGGGAGGTCAACCGGGACAGCATCTGGTTGTCGCAGGGCGCTTCCGGTGTCGGTGCGGTCGCCGCGTTGCAGCCCGGCCGCCGCAGCCCGGCCAGCCGCGCGATGCGGGCGGTGAACCTGGGTGCCGCGGTGGCCCTGACCAACGCGCACCGCCGGGCGAAGCGGCTCGCGGAGCGGGATCTGAGCCTGGCCGGGGACGCCGCGCCCTGGCACCTGATGCCGGTGGACGTCGTCCTCGACCGGCTCGGCACCGACCCGGACGGGTTGAGCGAGGACGACGCCGGCAAGCGCGCCCGGGCGCGCGGCACCGGCAGCGGTGGCCGCACCAGCTTGATGCAGGCGTTCATCAACGAACTGTCCAACCCGCTCACGCCGGTCCTGATCGGCGGCGCGGCGCTGTCCGCGTCGGTCGGCTCGCCCGTGGACGCCGCGCTGGTCGCCGGGATCACCGGGGTGTCCGCGCTGGTCGGCAGCATCCAGCAGGTGCACACCGAGAAGCAGCTCGCCGAGCTGCTGAGCCGGTCGGCCATCACCACCACCGTCGTGCGTGGCGGCCGGGAAAGCGTGGTCAGCGCCGATGACCTCGTGCCGGGCGACATCATCCGGCTCACCTCGGGTGACGTGGTGCCGGCCGACTGCCGGCTGCTCGACGGCGACGGGGTCGAGGCCGACGAGTCGTCGCTGACCGGCGAGTCGCTCCCGGTGGCCAAGGACCCGGCGCCGGTGATCGCCGCGGATGTCGCCGAGCGCGCATCGATGCTCTACGAGGGCACGACGATCGCCGCCGGTGCGGCCACCGGGATCGTGGTCGCCACCGGAGTGGACA
Proteins encoded in this window:
- a CDS encoding HAD-IC family P-type ATPase, whose amino-acid sequence is MELLGVRVPGPASVVKGLAGAVLSPLSRSRRRVWSCPGRLHIEAHGVHGPGGEAVAQRIEQALQQHPGVAWARVNAPSSRVIVGVSDPAPDSDELIRLVEEAESAPADLGEQLAEDELHHPADGPRGTRLLPTLAADTLGLGLSLITRLAPWAPIPTEIAALPNVVDLHPRLRQIAAARAGGREKADSATSAFGAFAQGLASGGEGTVVDILQRAEQWREARAHERQWCQAENRLIHGPEDAAAGPVVVERPRELPEGPVEQYEQRILNLGAAAAAVSLPFARPRRAIGIGLATLPKAAEAGRTAFGARLGRVLATQGVLVMDRSVLRHLDAIDTLVLDEEAFDTGHMILGDLVPLGDAGTSEVVERAWQLFDAHTPEKVHSDDGWRLGPLDELGVDEGAHEREQLEKRGAAAVLGLVHEQQLTAVIGLARQVPPGVAAVIAAARRSGIEVISANGGHAAFEADRLMPGGERLVPTVRELQGEGRVVMLVSDDRRALGAADCGIGTQRPGDPPPWGAHLLIGAEIGVAALVVDAIAAAREVNRDSIWLSQGASGVGAVAALQPGRRSPASRAMRAVNLGAAVALTNAHRRAKRLAERDLSLAGDAAPWHLMPVDVVLDRLGTDPDGLSEDDAGKRARARGTGSGGRTSLMQAFINELSNPLTPVLIGGAALSASVGSPVDAALVAGITGVSALVGSIQQVHTEKQLAELLSRSAITTTVVRGGRESVVSADDLVPGDIIRLTSGDVVPADCRLLDGDGVEADESSLTGESLPVAKDPAPVIAADVAERASMLYEGTTIAAGAATGIVVATGVDTEAGRSMAMARENAPITGVETRLAELTSKSMPLAIGSAVAVAGAGLLRRVPLRQSLSAAVNLAVASVPEGLPFLVSAAQLAAARRLAEHNALVRNPRSIEALGRVDVLCFDKTGTLTEGTLTVHEVDDGRKRRTVEELDADTRSVLLTALRATPHADDASDLPHATDRAIVEGAQRVSLDTGGWELVDAVPFEPSRGYHASLMRRGDELVLSVKGAPESVLPRCALDEGQRKKLTGRMKKLTKTGQRVLAVAESAVDSTALDEDAVRDLRFTGFVAIADPVRGSAAAAAADLRAAGVQIVMITGDHPDTGEAIAGKVSEDGADLHVVTGAELDAMDDEQLASTLETVDVVARCSPAQKVRIIKAYQKHGHTVAMTGDGANDAPAIRLADVGIALGGHGAPAARAAADLVVTDDRLETIIAALVEGRAMWASVREALAILLGGNLGEIGFSVLGATLTGRSPLGARQFLLVNLLTDLAPALAIALRRPEDGADLLREGPESSLGRRLQKDIGVRAGVTTLGATSAWMLARFTGRSRRASTVALAGLVGTQLGQTLLTGGLNPSVVATSLGSVAVLAAVIQTPGVSQFFGCTPLGPVGWGMALGSAGAATAVGALVGRRIAE